The Setaria viridis chromosome 9, Setaria_viridis_v4.0, whole genome shotgun sequence sequence CCACCTATTAACCGGTTGTATACACAGTCGCGAGACTTGGTTTTGCATCCTCCGACACGTTGGTCTGGCCGCTCTGACGTTGCAAATGGAGTCCCCACTAGCTGAATGGTGGATCAAACACGAAAGGCAGTTGTGAAGATTTATCGAAAGGGTTTTGACTCCCTCGTATGGTTAGTCGCTTGGTCGCTTTGGAAGGAACGGAATCGTAGGGTTCACGAGCGCTCGGCACCGGTAATCATGGAGGATGCGAGGCTTTGGACAAGCAGGCTTTGCTGGCCTTAAACACGTTCTGAGTTCTAGGTTGTTATAGGTTTCGAGTTCTGGTTGAGGTTAAACCAcaatgttgtttggtgttggttttgcccttcttttccttttgctttTGTAACCAGGTTGCTATACTCTGTACGAcactttctctctcttcttaataaaaaattaaaaacgtGCTACGCAcgttaaaaaaaatcctaaacaAGCGATACGAATGCAAGATACAACCATGTGTAAAAATAggctttttttttaattgtttGGGCTGACCAGCGTGGTATTTGCGAATCAGCTCGCAACAGATCCAAGCAGGCCCACTTGCTGAGAAAGCCCACTCCAAAATCAAAGCAAGCAACACCCCGCCACGTCATCGATCCGCGGTTCTCCGTTTCAAACCAACGAACGCCTGCTGTCTAGATCCAACGGTGCAGAACCACCTCCCGCGGATCGACCCACATCCGTCCGTCCGGTCCGACACGTCAGCGATCCGCGCCTGGCCACTCCATCCAATCGACATCCAGTCACCACCTTCCCATGGATCGGTCCCCTTGCCCCGCCCTCCTATAAAACCACGCCCCCGTCGCTCCCTAATCCCCATCTCGCAGAAAATCACCAAATCTTCGTCCGCACAAATCCATTTCGAATCCTCCTGCTTCCGGCGAGCTCCAAGTCTTCGCAGCATCAGCCATGTCGGGCCGCGGCAAGGGAGGTAAGGGCCTGGGCAAGGGCGGCGCGAAGCGCCACCGGAAGGTGCTCCGCGACAACATCCAGGGCATCACGAAGCCGGCGATCCGGAGGTTGGCGAGGAGGGGTGGCGTGAAGCGCATCTCCGGCCTGATCTACGAGGAGACTCGCGGCGTGCTCAAGATCTTCCTCGAGAACGTCATCCGCGACGCCGTTACCTACACGGAGCACGCCCGCCGCAAGACCGTCACCGCCATGGACGTCGTCTACGCGCTCAAGCGCCAGGGCCGCACACTCTACGGCTTCGGCGGCTGAGCCTTGACCCCGTCCGCGTCCTGCAGGCTCGAGCTAGGGTTTCTGATGGATTTAGGGGAGTTGCTGTGTTGGGTTCTGTCCTGTGTCTAGCTGCGTTGTGGTGTTAACTTAATAGGTGTTTATGGTTGTAATGGAGAATTGGAAGCCTATCAATTGAATGAATGGATGTTCGTAGGTATAATTTGGTGTTCTTGGTCCCTCTGTTCCCATTGGCTCTGTTCTTGTTCTGATGACTGGTCAAGTATTGTTTGTGGCCCTCTTAAGTAGTCCTGTAATGTTTCTTTGGAAATTTGCAGTGTCCGTCGATGATTTGTGACTTTAATTAACACTAGTTTGTGGTTTATGTCTCAGTCTAGCCTGATTAGCAATCGAACAGAGAAATCAAAATCGCTAGAAAACGTTGTGCCGTCAAAGCAAATTGGGCGCATGATTTGGTGGATCTGAGACGGATTCACTTCTGTCGTGAAGTCAGGAGACGCGTGAGCACTACGGCACCAAACTGTGAATTCTTTAGTTCAAAAAATGTGGCCTGGGTTGGTTTGTTGGGACACGACCCCGCTCATATCCGGCGAGATGTCGTAAAGTGCCGGCCAAAATTTCGAAATCACGAATGCAATTCCTGAAAGCGAGAGAAAAACCGAAACCGAAATTCATATGGCGAAATATCTCGATGCCTAGCTTCGTTGGTCCGCGCCATCTTGATACTGGACCGAGAATCTAAAACCTGCGATTCCATTTTCAGTGCGTGCTCGACACTAGCATGGAGATCCGATTGAGAACCTGGCGAAGTCGACTCGCCATCAATCTGTTGTTCCCCTCTGAACGGAGCAGGAGGAACGAAGTCTGCATAAATGGAGATGATAATCTCAAGTCCACATCTGAAGGAGTCTACTAACCTTCGAGGCACCAACACAGGCAGGGACCAACCGACCCGACCCCGCATCCACGCCGGCGCGCCACGCCCCCCGCCGCACCGACGTCCACGGCCCCAGGCGGCAACCGCCAAAGCGCCGGCGCGCCGTCCCGTCCCCTCCCCACCCGCCCTGCCGTTCCGCTGTTCCCATCCCGCCGACCCGCTCCGCCACTCCCCAATCTCTCCGTCCCCAACCCCACCAACCCAccaggcggccgcggcgccccccTCTAATCTCCCTCGCTTCCGCTCCACGGTGCCCGCCCGCCCACCGCTTGCCTGCCTGCCTAACCTCGTGCAGCCCGCGATCCCGCGCCGCGACCCAGATCTGGTGGCGCCTCGCTGCTCGCCGCTCGCGCGCGCGCTcaggcggccggccggtcgaTGGTTTCGGCCGCGGCGCAGGCGGGCGTGGTCGCGGCGTGCGTCGTGCTGTTCGTGCCCATGGGGCTGGCGGGGTGGCACCTCAGCCGCAACAAGGTGCTCTTCTTCTCCGGCGCGCTCTTCGTCTCGCTCGCCGTCGGGGTCCACCTCTCCCCCTACCTCCCCTCCGTGccccacctcctcgccgcctccttcTTCACCCCCAGCCCCGGCGCcgcgtccgcctcctcctcctcctccgggtcCTCCTGCGTCCCGTTCCTGCACCGCGTGTCCTGGTCTGACGCCGACCCCGCGAATGGCTTGGGAGGCGGAACGGCGCGGACGTGGTCGTGGCCGCCCTCGCTGGCGTCGGCCTGCGGGTTCGCGCGGCTGTCGCGCGACGACGCGTCTCTGCTGCTCAACGGGTCCTGGGTGATGGTGGCCGGGGACTCGCAGGCGCGGCTGCTCGTGCTCGCGCTGCTGCGCCTGCTGCTTgacccggccgcggcggcggccgccgagccGGAGCTATTCCGCCGCCACAGCGACTACCGTGCCGCGGTGCCGGCTCGGGGCATCTCCGTGGACTTCGTCTGGGCGCCCTTCGAGAGCAACCTCACGCGGCTGCTCCGCGAGGATCTGCGCCTTGCGCCGCGCGTCCCCGACGTGCTCGTCCTCGGATCCGGGCTCTGGCACATGCTCCACGTCACGGACGCCGCGAGCTACGGCGACGCACTGGCGTCCGTCGCGGGCGCTGCCAAGTCGCTGCGCTCGCCGCtcccagtgccgccgccgcataTGTTCTGGCTCGGCCTGCCGCACCTAGTGAACCACATGCTCAACACAGACGCCAAGAGGGCACACATGAACGGCACCATGCTGCGCGCCTATGACTACGAGGTCGATCGGAGGGGTCTCGTTCGTGGTGATGGCGGCCCATGCTTGCTGCTTGATGTGGGGAAACTCACCCAGGGATGCGGGCAGCAGTGCACGGCTGATGGAATGCATTATGATGGCGAGGTGTATGACGCCGTATTGCATATCATGCTCAATGCATTGGTGATTGAGTCACAACAAAGGATTTGAGTGGGTGGGGGTTCTTGAACAGGTTTGTCCCCACCCCTTGTTCTTTTGGTCTGTTACAATACACGAGTAACTAGAAATTGTTGTGAACTAGGAAGGTTCTTTGATTACTTCAATGTTTTGGTCACTTGCCCGAAGTCACCCTTGGATTGCTCAACATTAGATTGTAAAATAGGAACATCTTAGAACCACACTGCTTTTTGCTGAATGGCAAACTGAGCTGGGTTGTACTGTATACTTTTTCTTGGGAAATAACTAAGATGGTGATTCTGACATGTAGACTGGGATACTAAGCAATAGTCAGCTCTCATTTTGGCATTGGATGTGTCTTCATTGTGGTAATTCAAAAACTTCTCTGAATCATGCCTGTGATGattgatgaactgatgatgctTCCAGCCTGGAATCATCCAGTTAACCAATTTTGATAAAAGCAGGATCTATGTGTACATGTCAAATTTGAGATCAATTGTACTGTAACTGTACTACCTCTTAATATAGTCGATTGCTTTTCATCACTACTAAGATTTGTGTTTCTGAGTCTCAACCTATGACTATACTGCAGgctgcatgcatgatgcatgttAGTCGAACACTATGTTTCAGCAACCATACTGCATGGAAAGGTTATGCCAAGAGTTAATACACCAGTAATGTGCCACTATACTCTTCCTGTTCAAAATGAAATAAGATTTAGTTAGTGCTATGTACTCTTCAGAAGAACTAAGGTGTAGTTATTTTCTTCACTTAGTCACTGGTCTTCATTGTGCACCTTTATACTTATCAGTAATAGCTTCAGATGAGATCCTTAAATGCCTCCTAGTCTCCTAGACAAGACTATAAGTTTTCAATGGATAAAAAATGTCTTATGGTGAGCTGTAGACACGTGGACTTTATTACATTGtattatgtactccctccgttcataaatatatgacgtttaggacaagcaaattagttcatttttgaactaactAGCTTCTCCTAGacgtcatatatttatggacgGAGGTAGTATCTTTCTTTCTCATTTCTGCTTTGTTCCAATATTTAGTGttcttgaaaaaaatatttagtgTTCTTGTTTTGTAAGCTGCAAACTAGTGGTACTGGAATTTGTAACTAATTGAAGCAGATGCTCCATCATTCATCCATTATTCATTGCTTGACAAAGTACTACAGAAAAATCCAATGCGCATAAGTCCTTGTTACAGTGGTTCATCAAGGAGGAACTTAATTGGTATTTTGCTTTCTTCAATGAGCTATTTGTGTGTTATATAGTCCTGTTAGCAATCTCACACGCTAAGTTCATCGATTAGTTTGACTCACTTTGCTCAGACTTTCAATCAGTAAAGGTAATCAATATATTCCTGGATGACACAACGTGTGATAATCAGAGAATGCTATAGTCATACTGGTACTAAGCGAGCACTGAAGTATGCCACTGTTTCTTTACTTTACTGAACATTGTTTACTTCTATTTGAATTGTTGATCAATGGTTTAGTTGCCCCATATGGTGCCCTTGTCTGTGCTATACTGCTATGTAGTATAGTTTGATCTTTATTTTTAGAGTTTGATCTTGAATTGATCAAGTGCCTTCCCATTCTGACATGGATTGGGGGTATGACACTTTATATAATGTTCTTTCTATGCTGTTGAATTGAGTAAAGTAGAAGTAATAAGCCAACGAAAGTAAACGTTTTACAAATATTTCTGATGTTTCCAAGACCCACCAACATGGAAGATGAACAATATTGTACTTTCATGGCTGCTTAACAATTTCTGGTGTTTGATCTCCAGGTTTGGTTTACCTCCCTGGTCTCTAATGCACCTACGTCCTACGGGCTTGTTCGGTTCGGTGGAAGAAATTCTTGTGAGCATGTGCATGCACATAAGCTTGTGTTGTTTCAGGATGGAAGACTGCTAGTGCTAGCAATATCACAGCGCGCGCTCTCTCCTGCCACTGCAGGTGCAACCAGAGAAGACACGGCTGCAATCTTCGACTCGCAGTTTATCGCGCCCCGAGGCAAGCAAGAGTCGGTTGCTAGTTTGCCTGTCTCGTACACAGGACAATGCCATCAGGAGTCACCAGTCAGGACCTCAGGATGGCGATTGGCGAGCCTGAGCGAGCCGGCGGTGAAGAAACATGCGCTGCCGCTTCATctgctgcaggcctgcaggCTGCCGTCTAAACTCTCTTCGACGAACTCTAAGCTGTAACAAAGAAGGCTCAGGCATATGTCCACCATGCTGTGTATGATATTGCATTGCTTTGATGCCTTAGTTTTTAAGCCAATTCATTGGAGGTTATCAGTGTTATTATCTAGTCCTGCCGTATTGCTGGCAGTTTTATGTTGCTCCACGTGAAGAAATGTGTTGTCCACGAGAACCAAAAGGTCTAATGCGTATCAGCTGTAGCAGTTTGGCAAGAGATTTTTATTTTGGAGGCATTTTGTAAGGGATTTGTGGAAAGAAAAGGACCTAGCCATGTTGCTCTGCTTCAGGTGGGAGATGCGAGCAGCAGCAGTTGGGTGGGAGGAAGCCGCTAAAATTACACGCATAAGAGAAGAAGGAACGAGAAGCAAATGTGGCCGTGCCCTGG is a genomic window containing:
- the LOC117838284 gene encoding protein ALTERED XYLOGLUCAN 9 — encoded protein: MVSAAAQAGVVAACVVLFVPMGLAGWHLSRNKVLFFSGALFVSLAVGVHLSPYLPSVPHLLAASFFTPSPGAASASSSSSGSSCVPFLHRVSWSDADPANGLGGGTARTWSWPPSLASACGFARLSRDDASLLLNGSWVMVAGDSQARLLVLALLRLLLDPAAAAAAEPELFRRHSDYRAAVPARGISVDFVWAPFESNLTRLLREDLRLAPRVPDVLVLGSGLWHMLHVTDAASYGDALASVAGAAKSLRSPLPVPPPHMFWLGLPHLVNHMLNTDAKRAHMNGTMLRAYDYEVDRRGLVRGDGGPCLLLDVGKLTQGCGQQCTADGMHYDGEVYDAVLHIMLNALVIESQQRI
- the LOC117838285 gene encoding histone H4 gives rise to the protein MSGRGKGGKGLGKGGAKRHRKVLRDNIQGITKPAIRRLARRGGVKRISGLIYEETRGVLKIFLENVIRDAVTYTEHARRKTVTAMDVVYALKRQGRTLYGFGG